Proteins encoded within one genomic window of Hermetia illucens chromosome 2, iHerIll2.2.curated.20191125, whole genome shotgun sequence:
- the LOC119649584 gene encoding glutaredoxin-C8-like — translation MVKIVTTLFLLTTIFYCVQSRDNNKLIHDIIRDHEIVIFSLSFCQPCASVKNIFRDLNMKFFEFVIDHQGEDSFEILDILSLLTGRTSVPQVFINKKFVGGYKEIQEMYENGTLVNFCDCLDCECSMETY, via the exons ATGGTCAAAATAGTAACTACTTTATttctattaacgacaatttTTTACTGCGTCCAATCACGTGACAACAATAAGCTCATTCACGATATTATAAGGGATCATGAAATCGTCATCTTTTCACTAAGTTTTTGTCAGCCTTGTGCTTCTGTAAAGAAT ATTTTCCGCGATTTAAACATGAAATTCTTTGAGTTTGTAATTGATCATCAAGGCGAAGATTCCTTTGAAATACTGGATATTTTGAGCCTTTTGACCGGGAGAACATCA GTACCCCAAGTCTTCATAAATAAGAAATTTGTTGGCGGTTACAAGGAAATACAGGAAATGTACGAAAATGGCACCCTTGTAAATTTTTGTGATTGTCTAGATTGTGAATGCAGTATGGAGACCTATTAA
- the LOC119649122 gene encoding glutaredoxin-C4-like, producing MGSVIGRVTPRVVDMAGPPAQYVLDTIKKEKVVIFSKTYCPYCTMAKEQFKKLSFPFFVVELDNRDDSNELQDVLGEMTGARTVPRVFIDGKCVGGGTDVKRMYEDGSLKALLGL from the exons ATGGGATCAGTAATTGGCAGAGTAACACCACGAGTAGTAGACATGGCTGGCCCGCCCGCTCAATACGTTTTGGATACCATCAAGAAGGAAAAAGTAGTTATATTCTCCAAGACTTACTGTCCGTATTGTACGATGGCTAAAGAG CAATTCAAGAAACTAAGTTTCCCGTTCTTTGTTGTTGAATTGGACAATCGTGATGATAGCAACGAGCTTCAGGATGTCCTTGGAGAAATGACTGGAGCACGAACG gtGCCTCGAGTGTTCATCGACGGTAAATGTGTAGGCGGCGGTACCGATGTCAAACGAATGTACGAGGATGGCAGCCTTAAAGCGTTACTCGGCCTTTAA
- the LOC119649121 gene encoding glutaredoxin-C4-like isoform X2, whose translation MDHISALFPNIAQMWNPHVRFVQDLINSDVVVIFSKSQCPYCYMAKDVFRKLRQPYTAIELDQRRDGEEIQEVLRKMTGAKSVPRIFINGRFIGGANDIKDLYETGKLRRILNK comes from the exons ATGGATCATATCAGTGCTTTGTTCCCGAATATAGCACAAATGTGGAACCCCCATGTCCGTTTTGTGCAAGATTTAATCAATAGTGACGTCGTTGTGATATTTTCCAAGTCGCAATGCCCTTACTGTTATATGGCAAAAGAT GTGTTCCGTAAACTGAGGCAACCTTACACAGCTATTGAATTAGACCAGAGACGCGATGGAGAGGAAATTCAAGAAGTTTTAAGGAAAATGACTGGCGCCAAGTCG GTTCCACGCATCTTCATCAATGGGAGATTCATTGGCGGTGCAAATGATATCAAAGACTTGTATGAAACTGGTAAATTACGTAGGATATTGAATAAATGA
- the LOC119649121 gene encoding glutaredoxin-C4-like isoform X3 has product MWNPHVRFVQDLINSDVVVIFSKSQCPYCYMAKDVFRKLRQPYTAIELDQRRDGEEIQEVLRKMTGAKSYVQVPRIFINGRFIGGANDIKDLYETGKLRRILNK; this is encoded by the exons ATGTGGAACCCCCATGTCCGTTTTGTGCAAGATTTAATCAATAGTGACGTCGTTGTGATATTTTCCAAGTCGCAATGCCCTTACTGTTATATGGCAAAAGAT GTGTTCCGTAAACTGAGGCAACCTTACACAGCTATTGAATTAGACCAGAGACGCGATGGAGAGGAAATTCAAGAAGTTTTAAGGAAAATGACTGGCGCCAAGTCG TATGTACAGGTTCCACGCATCTTCATCAATGGGAGATTCATTGGCGGTGCAAATGATATCAAAGACTTGTATGAAACTGGTAAATTACGTAGGATATTGAATAAATGA
- the LOC119647789 gene encoding delta-1-pyrroline-5-carboxylate dehydrogenase, mitochondrial-like produces the protein MLNIPLTKSRYFKELAYIKDTARKNGYNTNIIDAIIRKKQAVNNRKQLASLLGINGKTTVRLSITYTLLWLRISNALKEFKIEVVPTRRQHQKIIIRHYVQVFDLDHKFKEFEVKNEPVRAYAKGSKEREELDEEIQKLSNTETCIPIVIGDQEITTRDYGYQLVPHCHSHKLAKYYKADSKTIQRAICAALDKQVEWDRMPVSDRIDIFLKAADLLAGKYRTQLVAATMLGQSKTPYEAEIDAGCELPDFMRFHAYFLNDILKYRPISIEGVTRNSNRLRGLDGFVAAISPFNFTAIAGNLAYTPALCGNTVLWKPSHQAVLSNYIIFRAMTEAGVPRGVVNFIPSEGSLFGDRTTACACLGAINFTGSNEVFRHLWGQVGKNITKLNTFPRLLGECGGKNFHFVHPSANMCNVLATTIKSAFEYSGQKCSACSRLYVPECMWSELKSELVRETNSLITGDVQDPNTFTGAVVDKLAYDKIVKAIQSAKINKKMEIIAGGDYNDHVGYFVCPTVIETKDPLDRLMKEEIFGPVLMVYVYKDSEVKKTLELVRTTVPYALTGSIFAEDEKFICEALFELKYAAGNMYLNSKSTGAVVGQQPFGGGKLSGTNDKPGGPHYVLRFLSMQALKQDLILDTKLHRPEEKRKC, from the exons ATGCTAAACATCCCCTTAACAAAATCGAGATATTTTAAAGAACTGGCTTATATAAAAGACACCGCGAGAAAGAACGGATACAACACTAACATTATAGACGCAATAATAAGGAAGAAACAGGCTGTCAATAACAGGAAACAATTGGCGTCGTTGCTAGGTATCAATGGCAAGACAACAGTGAGATTGAGCATTACATACACCTTGTTGTGGCTCAGGATCAGCAATGCgcttaaagaatttaaaatagagGTTGTCCCAACAAGAAG GCAGCaccaaaaaattataattcgACATTATGTGCAGGTGTTTGATCTCGATCATAAATTTAAGGAATTTGAGGTCAAAAATGAACCCGTTCGAGCTTATGCGAAAGGAAGCAAAGAGCGAGAAGAACTGGATGAGGAGATTCAGAAACTTAGCAATACAGAGACCTGTATTCCAATTGTGATAGGGGATCAGGAGATTACGACTCGTGATTATGGTTACCAGCTGGTGCCTCATTGCCATTCTCACAAACTTGCCAAATACTACAAGGCCGACTCGAAAACCATTCAACGGGCCATTTGTGCAGCTTTGGACAAACAGGTAGAATGGGACCGAATGCCTGTTTCAGACCGCATTGATATCTTCCTGAAAGCAGCAGATCTTCTCGCGGGGAAATATCGAACGCAGTTGGTAGCTGCGACGATGTTAGGGCAGAGCAAGACTCCTTACGAGGCGGAAATCGATGCAGGATGCGAGCTGCCTGATTTTATGAGATTCCATGCGTATTTCTTGAACGATATTTTGAAGTACAGACCTATAAGTATTGAGGGTGTTACCAGGAACTCGAATAGGCTACGTGGATTAGATGGTTTTGTGGCTGCAATATCACCATTTAACTTCACTGCGATTGCGGGGAATTTGGCCTATACGCCGGCCCTTTGTGGGAACACCGTCCTTTGGAAGCCATCTCATCAAGCTGTTCTGTCTAATTACATAATCTTCCGGGCGATGACTGAAGCCGGTGTTCCTCGTGGAGTCGTAAATTTCATTCCGTCGGAGGGATCACTATTTGGTGATCGGACTACCGCATGTGCTTGCCTGGGGGCCATCAATTTCACGGGATCAAACGAAGTTTTCCGTCATTTATGGGGGCAAGTAGgtaaaaatattacaaaactCAACACATTTCCGCGGCTTTTGGGCGAATGCGGCGGTAAGAATTTCCACTTTGTCCATCCGTCTGCCAATATGTGTAACGTTTTGGCAACTACAATAAAGTCAGCTTTTGAATATTCCGGTCAGAAATGCTCAGCTTGTTCCAGGCTTTACGTGCCAGAGTGCATGTGGTCCGAACTTAAGTCTGAATTAGTGCGGGAAACTAATAGTCTGATTACTGGCGATGTACAAGATCCTAACACATTTACAGGCGCGGTCGTTGATAAACTTGCTTATGATAAGATTGTTAAAGCCATTCAGAGCGCCAAGAtcaataaaaagatggaaattaTCGCTGGAGGAGATTACAACGACCATGTAGGATACTTTGTCTGTCCCACTGTTATAGAGACCAAGGATCCTCTCGACAGATTAATGAAGGAGGAAATTTTTGGGCCTGTTCTCATGGTGTATGTGTACAAGGATAGTGAAGTCAAGAAAACTTTAGAATTAGTGCGGACTACAGTGCCATACGCCTTGACTGGATCGATTTTCGCTGAAGATGAGAAATTCATATGTGAGGCGCTGTTTGAACTCAAATATGCTGCAGGAAATATGTACTTGAATTCAAAATCTACCGGTGCTGTTGTTGGTCAACAACCCTTTGGTGGTGGCAAATTGTCGGGCACAAATGATAAACCTGGTGGTCCACATTACGTTTTAAGATTTCTATCAATGCAGGCATTGAAACAGGATTTAATTCTTGATACGAAACTTCACCGTCCAGAAGAGAAGCGGAAATGTTAA
- the LOC119649121 gene encoding glutaredoxin-C4-like isoform X1 — protein MDHISALFPNIAQMWNPHVRFVQDLINSDVVVIFSKSQCPYCYMAKDVFRKLRQPYTAIELDQRRDGEEIQEVLRKMTGAKSYVQVPRIFINGRFIGGANDIKDLYETGKLRRILNK, from the exons ATGGATCATATCAGTGCTTTGTTCCCGAATATAGCACAAATGTGGAACCCCCATGTCCGTTTTGTGCAAGATTTAATCAATAGTGACGTCGTTGTGATATTTTCCAAGTCGCAATGCCCTTACTGTTATATGGCAAAAGAT GTGTTCCGTAAACTGAGGCAACCTTACACAGCTATTGAATTAGACCAGAGACGCGATGGAGAGGAAATTCAAGAAGTTTTAAGGAAAATGACTGGCGCCAAGTCG TATGTACAGGTTCCACGCATCTTCATCAATGGGAGATTCATTGGCGGTGCAAATGATATCAAAGACTTGTATGAAACTGGTAAATTACGTAGGATATTGAATAAATGA